A window from Balaenoptera musculus isolate JJ_BM4_2016_0621 chromosome 8, mBalMus1.pri.v3, whole genome shotgun sequence encodes these proteins:
- the PRRG4 gene encoding transmembrane gamma-carboxyglutamic acid protein 4: MFTLLLLLSQLRIVTFAFPHGTGGPEESRHAGEEVFTSKEEANLFIRRHLLYNRFDLELFTPSDLERECREELCNYEEAREIFVDEDKTMTFWQEYSIKGPTTKSDANREKIDVMGLLTGLIAAGVFLVIFGLLGYYLCITKCNRQRHPGSSATYARRGRHTPSIIFRRPEEPVLSPLPPSVEDTGLPSYEQAMALTRKHNVSPPPPYPGPAKGFRVFKKSMSLPSH; the protein is encoded by the exons ATGTTTACACTCCTGCTGCTACTCAGCCAACTGCGCATAGTTACCTTCGCGTTTCCTCATGGCACAGGAGGTCCAGAGGAGTCTAGGCATGCAGGAGAAGAAG TCTTTACATCAAAAGAAGAAGCAAACTTGTTCATACGTAGACACCTCCTATATAATCGATTTGATTTGGAGCTCTTCACTCCCAGTGACCTAGAAAGAGAATGCAGAGAAGAACTTTGTAATTATGAGGAAGCCAGAGAAATTTTTGTGGATGAAGATAAAACG ATGacattttggcaagaatattcaaTTAAAGGACCAACCACAAAATCAG ATGCTAACAGAGAGAAAATCGATGTTATGGGCCTTCTGACTGGACTAATTGCTGCTGGagtatttttggttatttttggaTTACTTGGTTACTATCTTTGTATCACTAAGTGTAACAGGCAACGACATCCAGG TTCTTCAGCCACCTACGCAAGAAGGGGCAGACACACTCCCTCCATCATTTTCAGAAGACCTGAGGAgcctgtcttgtctccattgccACCTTCAGTGGAGGACACAGGATTACCTTCTTATGAACAGGCAATGGCACTGACCAGAAAACACAATGTTTCACCGCCACCACCATATCCTGGACCAGCAAAAGGGTTTAgggtatttaaaaaatctatgtcACTCCCATCTCACTAA
- the LOC118900065 gene encoding copper transport protein ATOX1-like: MFLWMIALLIRITNMQSGGGVTNATAITSSVMPKHEFSVDMTCEGCSNAVTQVLNELGGVQFDIDLPNKKVCINSEHSVDTLLETLGKTGKAVSYPGSK, translated from the coding sequence ATGTTTCTGTGGATGATAGCTCTTCTCATCAGAATAACCAATATGCAGAGCGGGGGAGGCGTCACCAACGCCACTGCCATCACTTCCTCAGTCATGCCAAAGCACGAGTTCTCCGTGGACATGACCTGTGAAGGCTGCTCTAATGCAGTCACTCAGGTTCTCAATGAGCTGGGAGGAGTTCAGTTTGACATTGACCTGCCCAACAAGAAGGTCTGCATCAACTCTGAGCACAGCGTGGACACTCTGCTGGAGACCCTGGGGAAAACAGGAAAGGCTGTTTCCTACCCTGGCTCCAAGTAG